In a genomic window of Capillibacterium thermochitinicola:
- a CDS encoding GspE/PulE family protein, producing the protein MTENKIRYFGEILINKGLITQEQLERALKRQKEDGRYLGEILVAEGILTEEDVIETLVEQQGLPLARPADETIPPEVINCITPKQAHEYRVIPIAKGENSITVACADPFATIALDNLRRELGVTIKLAITTKEQIERGLEKYYHERLHNVSAILENLTEAEMKNLVVETFDNGTAGDLENLANEAPIVRLVNFLIAEGIRLKASDIHLQPFEKEVKLRYRIDGVLYERNAPPRNLYAAIISRLKLMAGMDITERRLPQDGRIRFMLGDKELDLRVAVVPVLHGESAVIRILNHQGFLLDLGVLGMDGLLDQFERLINISHGMILVTGPTGSGKTTTLYAVLARLNRPERKIITIEDPVEYEMIGIDQIPVNPKLNFGFAQGLRTVIRHDPDIILVGEIRDRETAEVAVQSALTGHLVFSTLHTNNAAATYTRLVDIGIEPYLVASTVKGVLAQRLVRRICPACRVEYTPSAAEREILAEISQPPARLYRGTGCEECNYIGYKGRLGLFELLITSEQIEKLIMANASTSQIKKVAIAEGMKTLREDGWDKVRAGLTTLEEVLRVTQE; encoded by the coding sequence TTGACGGAGAACAAAATCAGATATTTCGGCGAGATTCTCATCAATAAGGGTCTGATCACCCAGGAACAATTGGAACGCGCCTTGAAAAGGCAAAAAGAAGACGGCCGGTATCTGGGGGAAATCTTGGTCGCGGAGGGGATTTTGACCGAGGAGGATGTGATCGAAACCCTTGTCGAGCAGCAGGGGCTGCCCTTAGCCCGGCCGGCCGATGAAACCATTCCCCCCGAGGTGATCAATTGTATCACGCCGAAACAGGCCCACGAGTATCGAGTGATTCCAATTGCCAAGGGAGAAAACAGTATCACCGTGGCCTGTGCGGATCCCTTTGCCACGATTGCACTGGACAACCTCCGGCGGGAGTTGGGCGTCACCATTAAACTGGCGATCACCACAAAAGAGCAGATCGAAAGAGGCCTGGAAAAGTATTATCATGAACGCCTCCATAACGTCTCGGCCATTTTGGAAAATTTAACCGAGGCGGAGATGAAGAATCTGGTGGTCGAGACGTTCGACAATGGAACCGCCGGAGATCTGGAGAACCTGGCCAACGAGGCCCCCATTGTCCGTTTGGTCAATTTTCTGATCGCGGAAGGGATCCGGTTAAAGGCCAGTGATATTCACCTGCAACCCTTCGAAAAAGAGGTAAAGCTCCGGTACAGAATTGACGGTGTTCTCTACGAAAGAAACGCGCCACCCCGTAACCTTTACGCCGCGATCATCTCCCGCTTGAAATTGATGGCGGGCATGGATATCACCGAGCGGCGTTTGCCGCAGGACGGCCGGATCCGGTTTATGCTTGGGGATAAGGAGTTGGACTTACGGGTGGCGGTGGTCCCGGTTTTACACGGGGAGTCGGCGGTGATCCGGATCCTCAATCACCAAGGCTTCCTGCTGGATCTGGGGGTGCTGGGGATGGACGGCCTCTTGGACCAGTTTGAGCGGCTGATCAACATCTCCCATGGGATGATCCTGGTCACCGGCCCCACCGGCAGCGGAAAGACCACCACGTTATATGCGGTGCTGGCGCGGCTGAACCGGCCTGAACGGAAGATAATTACGATCGAAGACCCGGTGGAATACGAGATGATTGGGATCGACCAAATCCCCGTCAACCCAAAGCTGAATTTTGGTTTTGCGCAGGGTTTGCGCACCGTGATCCGGCACGACCCCGATATTATCCTGGTGGGTGAGATCCGGGACCGGGAAACGGCGGAGGTGGCGGTGCAATCGGCCCTCACCGGCCACCTGGTCTTTTCCACCCTGCATACCAACAACGCGGCGGCGACCTATACCCGCTTGGTCGATATCGGGATCGAACCGTATTTGGTGGCGTCGACCGTGAAGGGGGTTTTGGCCCAGCGGCTGGTGAGGCGGATCTGCCCGGCCTGCCGGGTGGAATACACCCCGAGTGCGGCCGAGCGGGAAATTTTAGCGGAAATTTCCCAGCCACCGGCCCGGCTTTACCGCGGGACCGGGTGCGAGGAGTGCAATTACATCGGCTACAAAGGACGGTTGGGGCTTTTTGAGTTGCTGATCACCAGCGAACAGATAGAGAAACTGATCATGGCCAACGCCAGTACATCCCAGATCAAGAAGGTGGCGATTGCCGAAGGGATGAAAACCCTTCGTGAAGACGGGTGGGACAAGGTCAGGGCGGGCCTTACCACTTTGGAAGAGGTCTTGCGCGTGACTCAGGAGTAA
- a CDS encoding phospholipid carrier-dependent glycosyltransferase → MRKLGAALTMLFLMAVSVGILTGAAEGMLPPNGGFEEGVNATVYYWMTHAWDTREGVTEFHWDDTQSYTGQKSVCIVNNEPNDARYKQQIRVKGDTYYRLSCYVKTENVGHDHKGANISVEGIIDTSQDIRGTTDQWTYIEMYGRTGRRQETLTVTVGLGGYGSLNTGKAYFDEVVVEEVTSLPPHIHAVNLFPPEAAATLDRGSNLLTTVISVFALLVAVFLVVTDKGDRPPAAGEHKQKQGPGEEDREQVVDGQPGRKPGLKDWLLILVPVLVYLCFALPRLGTTAVPKTGWQPVKPGESFLVEFGETRSLTRIYYYAGSGEGQFQLEYQDKSGVFRPLITWQQREFYKWNYLDVNAETARLKFTVVQPGAHLLELAFVARDAAGPVGIVGITEQAVDPLSEGAVENLFDEQETIDYRASFLTGTYFDEIYHARTAYEHLKGIEPYETTHPPLGKVLIAAGIALFGMNPFGWRIMGVLFGAGMIPVMYLFAKKIFGGYLLPLTAAFLLIFDFMHFTLSRIATIDVYTTFFILLMYYFMYDYFTRKSYQVGFKESLKPLFWCGLSFGLGVAVKWISLYAGVGLAILFFSAKAIEYFDYRRAKRAKPGGKGKDHWTSRFVPYYINRTFLFCVVVFVLIPAVIYLLSYLPFLMLPGPGHGIKDVISYQKHMYNYHSRLVATHPFASPWWEWPIIRRPIWLYSGQNLPPGVAASIVSMGNPAIWWLGLLALIPALVFAVKKREKSMVVVFIAMAFQYLPWVLVPRLTFIYHFFSTVPFLILAMVYLFQQIIRRYPAAVKGVYLYLGLVGVMFLLFYPVLSGLAVPSSYVQSLRWFKTWFF, encoded by the coding sequence ATGAGAAAGTTAGGGGCCGCCCTGACGATGTTGTTCTTGATGGCGGTATCCGTCGGCATCCTGACGGGGGCCGCCGAAGGAATGCTCCCGCCCAACGGGGGATTTGAAGAAGGAGTGAACGCGACCGTCTATTATTGGATGACCCACGCCTGGGACACCCGGGAAGGGGTGACGGAATTTCACTGGGATGATACCCAAAGTTACACCGGGCAAAAAAGTGTTTGTATCGTTAACAACGAGCCCAATGATGCCCGTTATAAACAGCAAATCAGGGTAAAAGGGGATACTTATTACCGGCTTTCCTGTTATGTCAAAACGGAGAATGTGGGGCATGACCATAAAGGGGCCAATATCTCTGTGGAGGGAATCATTGATACGTCACAGGACATCCGGGGAACAACGGACCAATGGACTTATATTGAGATGTACGGAAGAACCGGTCGCCGGCAGGAGACCTTGACCGTGACCGTTGGTCTGGGCGGGTATGGGAGCCTGAACACGGGAAAGGCCTATTTTGACGAGGTAGTGGTGGAGGAGGTGACGTCCCTCCCGCCGCACATTCACGCGGTGAATCTTTTCCCACCGGAAGCGGCGGCCACCTTGGACCGGGGCAGTAATCTCCTGACAACCGTGATCTCTGTCTTCGCCTTGTTGGTGGCGGTTTTCTTGGTCGTAACGGACAAGGGTGACCGGCCGCCCGCGGCCGGCGAACATAAACAAAAGCAAGGACCGGGGGAGGAAGACCGGGAGCAGGTGGTTGACGGCCAGCCCGGCCGCAAGCCGGGCCTGAAAGACTGGCTGCTTATCTTAGTACCGGTTCTGGTCTATCTGTGTTTTGCCCTGCCCCGGCTGGGTACGACTGCGGTGCCGAAAACTGGATGGCAGCCGGTCAAACCGGGTGAATCTTTTCTGGTGGAGTTTGGGGAAACCCGCTCCTTGACGCGGATCTATTACTACGCCGGCAGCGGCGAGGGCCAATTTCAACTCGAATACCAGGATAAAAGCGGGGTTTTTCGGCCCCTGATCACCTGGCAGCAAAGGGAGTTTTACAAGTGGAACTATCTGGATGTGAATGCCGAGACCGCCCGCTTAAAGTTTACGGTGGTCCAGCCGGGTGCCCATCTGTTGGAGCTCGCATTTGTGGCGAGGGATGCCGCCGGGCCGGTCGGCATCGTCGGGATTACTGAGCAAGCGGTCGATCCATTGTCGGAAGGAGCAGTGGAAAATCTCTTCGATGAACAAGAAACCATTGATTATAGGGCTTCCTTCCTGACCGGGACTTATTTTGATGAGATCTATCATGCCCGTACCGCCTATGAGCATCTGAAAGGGATCGAGCCGTACGAAACCACCCACCCTCCCCTCGGGAAAGTGTTGATCGCGGCCGGAATTGCCCTCTTCGGGATGAATCCGTTTGGCTGGCGGATTATGGGGGTGCTCTTTGGCGCGGGGATGATTCCCGTGATGTATCTCTTTGCGAAGAAGATTTTCGGGGGTTATCTCCTCCCCTTGACCGCCGCTTTTCTGTTGATCTTTGATTTCATGCATTTCACTTTGAGCCGGATTGCCACCATCGATGTATACACTACTTTCTTTATCCTGTTGATGTACTATTTTATGTACGATTACTTTACGAGAAAATCATATCAGGTCGGCTTTAAAGAGTCGCTGAAACCGTTGTTCTGGTGCGGGCTCAGTTTTGGCCTGGGGGTGGCCGTGAAGTGGATCAGTCTCTACGCCGGTGTGGGCCTGGCGATCCTGTTCTTTAGCGCAAAAGCGATCGAGTACTTTGACTACCGCCGGGCGAAAAGGGCAAAGCCGGGCGGGAAGGGGAAAGACCATTGGACTTCCAGGTTCGTTCCTTACTATATTAACAGGACTTTTCTCTTCTGTGTGGTAGTCTTCGTCCTTATCCCGGCCGTTATTTATCTCCTATCTTATCTGCCGTTTCTGATGCTCCCCGGCCCGGGCCACGGCATTAAAGACGTGATCTCTTACCAGAAACACATGTACAACTACCACAGCCGGTTGGTGGCCACCCATCCCTTTGCATCCCCCTGGTGGGAATGGCCGATTATCCGGCGGCCGATCTGGCTTTACAGTGGCCAGAACCTGCCGCCCGGAGTCGCCGCTTCCATCGTCTCCATGGGGAATCCGGCCATTTGGTGGCTGGGCCTTTTGGCGTTGATCCCGGCGCTGGTCTTTGCGGTTAAAAAACGGGAAAAGAGCATGGTTGTGGTCTTTATCGCCATGGCGTTTCAGTATTTGCCTTGGGTCCTGGTACCGCGGCTGACCTTTATCTATCATTTCTTTTCGACGGTACCCTTCTTGATTCTGGCAATGGTCTATTTGTTCCAGCAAATCATCCGGCGGTACCCGGCGGCGGTGAAAGGGGTTTACCTTTACCTGGGCCTGGTTGGGGTCATGTTTCTCCTCTTTTATCCGGTCTTGTCGGGACTGGCCGTCCCGTCCAGTTATGTGCAGTCGCTGCGCTGGTTTAAGACCTGGTTCTTCTAG
- a CDS encoding NAD(P)/FAD-dependent oxidoreductase, whose amino-acid sequence MRIGIAGAGPLGLTIGYELSKAGHEVTILEAEEDYGGLVRTARIGGQDLEYFYHHIFTNDQEMVKMVEELGLSSALLWREPRDGIYINRKLYPFTSPLDLLRFRELSLFSRIAMGSLVLRARFVRDWQKLEAISAKEWITRKAGRDVYAKVWGPLLQSKFDRDAEEIAATWIWNKFKLRGSTRSKNLSKELLGYMQGSFITVYRKMVAAITGAGGRVLTGAAVNQIRQRPDLTLDLRFNGGELNFDRVVLTMAPPALKAIDLPFPDTYRARLDQIRYKANICLILELKHSLSPYYWLTVAEPEAPFVAVIEHTNLIPAEHYGSHIVYLSRYLDEEDELYRLPEDVVADRFLNYLQQIFPAWNRADVKKIHFFRAPYAQPVVGLGYSRMKPGYETPLKHLYLANMAQIYPEDRGQNYAIRLGKEVARLVGEKEG is encoded by the coding sequence GTGAGGATTGGGATTGCCGGAGCCGGACCGCTTGGGCTGACCATCGGTTACGAACTGAGCAAAGCCGGGCACGAAGTGACGATTCTGGAGGCGGAAGAAGATTACGGCGGTTTGGTGCGGACGGCCAGGATCGGCGGTCAGGATTTGGAGTATTTTTACCACCATATCTTCACCAACGACCAGGAGATGGTCAAGATGGTCGAAGAGCTGGGCCTTTCCTCCGCACTGCTTTGGCGGGAGCCGCGGGACGGGATCTATATTAACCGCAAATTGTACCCGTTTACCTCGCCCCTTGATCTGCTGCGCTTCCGTGAACTCTCTTTGTTTTCCCGGATTGCCATGGGCTCCCTGGTGTTACGGGCGCGTTTTGTGCGGGATTGGCAAAAACTTGAGGCGATCAGTGCCAAGGAGTGGATTACCAGAAAGGCCGGCAGGGACGTCTACGCCAAGGTCTGGGGCCCTCTTCTTCAGTCCAAGTTTGACCGGGACGCGGAGGAGATCGCGGCCACCTGGATCTGGAACAAATTCAAGCTTCGGGGTTCGACCAGGAGCAAGAACCTGAGCAAGGAATTGCTCGGTTACATGCAGGGGAGCTTTATCACCGTCTACCGGAAAATGGTTGCCGCGATCACGGGCGCCGGGGGACGAGTGCTGACGGGCGCGGCGGTAAACCAAATCCGCCAAAGGCCGGACCTTACCCTAGATCTGCGCTTTAACGGCGGCGAGCTTAACTTTGACCGGGTTGTGCTCACGATGGCGCCGCCGGCCCTGAAGGCCATTGATCTTCCTTTCCCCGACACTTACCGTGCGCGGCTTGACCAGATCAGGTATAAGGCTAATATTTGTCTGATCCTTGAGCTCAAACACAGTTTGTCCCCTTACTACTGGTTAACCGTGGCCGAGCCGGAAGCGCCCTTTGTGGCGGTGATTGAACACACCAATCTCATTCCGGCTGAGCATTATGGGTCACACATCGTCTATCTCTCCCGCTATCTCGACGAAGAAGATGAACTGTACCGTTTGCCGGAGGATGTGGTTGCGGACCGTTTCCTCAACTATCTACAGCAGATTTTCCCGGCGTGGAACCGCGCGGATGTTAAGAAGATCCACTTTTTCCGGGCGCCGTATGCCCAACCGGTCGTCGGCCTCGGGTACTCCCGGATGAAGCCGGGTTATGAAACACCCCTTAAACACCTCTATCTGGCGAACATGGCCCAGATCTATCCGGAGGACCGGGGGCAGAACTATGCCATACGGCTGGGGAAAGAAGTCGCCCGGCTTGTGGGAGAAAAGGAAGGATGA
- a CDS encoding type IV pilus modification PilV family protein, with protein sequence MAKEEFLFRVCSSSRTRPRNDAGFTLLEVLMALTLTGMVMLAALSLLRNTYGLWQRNFSDDASTRAARLLTINVRRIVDRAYYYPYLDGKIEHLRGTDDGFDLPVVTERNGIQREGLYFAEGQIVIRQYDTAQPNEVREELLLEKVAAAKFTYLQADRGVWVDYWDDRDYPRLIRLEISLRAEDTAGGEKRVPPLVVSIPVGMECRFQ encoded by the coding sequence TTGGCGAAAGAAGAATTTCTGTTTCGCGTCTGCAGTTCGAGTAGGACCAGACCAAGAAATGATGCCGGATTTACCCTCCTGGAAGTGCTCATGGCCTTAACTTTGACCGGGATGGTAATGCTGGCCGCCTTGTCTTTGTTACGGAATACCTATGGCCTCTGGCAACGGAATTTTTCCGATGACGCGTCGACCAGGGCGGCCCGTTTACTGACCATAAACGTGCGGCGGATCGTGGACCGCGCGTATTACTATCCTTATTTGGATGGAAAGATCGAACACCTGCGGGGAACGGATGACGGGTTTGACTTGCCGGTGGTCACGGAGCGGAACGGGATTCAACGGGAAGGACTTTATTTTGCGGAGGGGCAGATTGTTATTCGGCAATACGATACGGCGCAGCCCAACGAGGTCCGGGAGGAACTGCTCCTGGAGAAGGTGGCGGCGGCGAAGTTCACTTATCTCCAGGCCGACCGCGGCGTGTGGGTGGATTATTGGGACGACCGGGATTACCCGCGCCTGATTCGCTTGGAGATTAGTTTGCGGGCGGAAGACACGGCCGGTGGAGAGAAAAGGGTTCCCCCGCTGGTTGTTTCTATTCCGGTGGGAATGGAGTGTCGTTTTCAATGA
- a CDS encoding DUF3267 domain-containing protein: MLKANLVAFVMAFPIALVLYLLYLVVNGTGQQGSGPRFLFIVLFLLGIVLHELIHGAVFAAFAKDKWRAVRFGIHWPTLTPYCSCVEALSLPKYVLICAMPTIIFGLLPYFIGLAFGLSTLAYFGLLFIFAGGGDAYILWMIRKERQGLILDHPYLVGCVVFSPKLSDSCSTPVPAGQRSDVNLN, translated from the coding sequence ATGTTAAAAGCAAATTTGGTGGCTTTCGTAATGGCTTTCCCGATTGCGTTGGTCTTATATCTGCTTTATCTTGTGGTCAATGGTACGGGCCAACAAGGATCCGGGCCTCGTTTCTTGTTTATTGTCCTGTTTCTGTTGGGGATTGTTCTTCATGAATTGATCCATGGTGCGGTCTTTGCGGCTTTTGCAAAGGACAAATGGCGGGCCGTCCGTTTTGGGATCCATTGGCCGACCCTGACTCCTTACTGTTCTTGTGTCGAAGCGCTTTCCCTACCCAAATATGTTTTGATTTGCGCGATGCCTACCATCATCTTTGGCTTGCTTCCATACTTTATCGGATTGGCATTTGGTCTTTCGACACTGGCCTATTTTGGTCTTCTGTTTATTTTTGCTGGTGGTGGGGATGCCTATATATTATGGATGATCCGGAAAGAAAGGCAGGGCTTGATTCTTGACCATCCTTATCTAGTAGGATGTGTTGTCTTTTCTCCCAAACTTTCTGATAGTTGCTCCACGCCTGTTCCTGCCGGGCAACGAAGTGATGTAAATTTAAACTAG
- a CDS encoding carbohydrate binding domain-containing protein: protein MFLLWAVAVTVSGQNSGNLVYNPGFELEAPDGFPLGWWAEQWDQTSGATTYQVVAEGAYAGDKCFLLTNHQPNDARIMQEIKVEPDTIYRIGCRVRAEGLTAATGGANLSILNHNYSSAEYFNTNGWWELVEFYVRTPKPGPSVLRLALRLGGWGALNTGKAYFDEVVVEAVPKPPIGALVIELESEKQAAEEQTPAEGVASAGPPHRDDRAGKRYLVLFSLVVTAFLVWAEKRWAKR, encoded by the coding sequence TTGTTTCTGTTGTGGGCGGTGGCCGTTACGGTTTCAGGTCAAAACAGCGGAAACTTGGTCTATAATCCCGGCTTTGAACTGGAGGCGCCGGATGGCTTCCCCCTTGGTTGGTGGGCGGAGCAATGGGACCAAACAAGCGGGGCCACTACTTACCAGGTGGTCGCGGAAGGGGCCTATGCCGGGGACAAGTGTTTTCTGCTCACCAACCACCAACCGAATGACGCCCGGATCATGCAGGAGATAAAGGTGGAACCCGACACCATTTACCGGATCGGCTGCCGGGTGAGGGCGGAAGGGCTAACCGCGGCGACCGGCGGGGCCAATCTGTCCATCTTAAACCACAACTATTCTTCCGCGGAATACTTTAACACTAACGGCTGGTGGGAGTTGGTGGAGTTTTACGTGCGCACTCCCAAACCGGGTCCTTCCGTGTTGCGGCTTGCTTTGCGCCTGGGCGGTTGGGGTGCCTTGAACACGGGAAAGGCCTACTTTGATGAGGTAGTGGTCGAAGCCGTACCGAAGCCGCCGATCGGGGCTTTGGTGATCGAGTTGGAAAGTGAAAAACAAGCAGCGGAGGAACAAACCCCGGCGGAAGGAGTGGCCTCCGCCGGACCACCGCACCGCGACGACCGGGCGGGAAAACGATATTTAGTTCTATTCTCCCTGGTGGTTACCGCCTTTTTGGTTTGGGCGGAAAAACGCTGGGCAAAAAGGTGA
- a CDS encoding type II secretion system F family protein, with translation MEFRYKAAEATGRIITGTRTAANKTVLLRTLKEEGLIPIEVREVKRSNYGRFLKKGGNKQDLFLFTRQLAGLLASGITLDKAMEIVVNLLQNNPLGRVIRTVHQQMKAGVSLSRAMEDHNLFFDSLYVSLVRVGENTGLLPQIMGRLAQTMEEELNLRRQILSSLTYPLMVFIASIAATIFLLLKVVPQFEALFTQSGSDLPRITRIVLGLSKNLQTIGLILAVTVGLLLLLLIFYFSTEQGRRLRDRLLLNLPVTGGLQMRFILADFARTLSLLLKSGVPLLESLSLLKTTISNVIVADLIGTAEEEVRKGGSFARFLSRQTVLPSLVGEMFGVGEEAGTLDEMAAHLARFYETEAKQKLNALVSLLGPVLIILLTGLIFLIAIAVLLPIISLNIGY, from the coding sequence GTGGAATTTCGTTATAAAGCAGCTGAGGCCACCGGGCGAATCATTACGGGGACGCGCACGGCTGCAAACAAAACCGTTCTCCTCCGCACCTTGAAGGAGGAAGGCTTGATCCCCATTGAGGTGCGGGAGGTCAAACGGTCAAACTATGGACGTTTTCTGAAGAAAGGCGGCAACAAGCAGGATCTTTTCCTTTTTACCCGCCAACTCGCGGGACTTTTGGCGTCCGGGATTACGCTGGACAAGGCGATGGAGATTGTGGTCAACTTATTGCAGAACAATCCCCTCGGTCGCGTGATCCGCACGGTCCATCAGCAGATGAAAGCCGGCGTCTCCCTTTCCCGTGCCATGGAGGACCACAATTTGTTCTTTGACTCTTTATACGTGAGTCTGGTCCGGGTGGGGGAAAATACCGGGTTACTGCCGCAGATCATGGGACGGCTGGCGCAGACCATGGAAGAGGAGCTAAATCTACGGCGACAGATCCTTTCCAGCCTTACGTATCCACTCATGGTCTTCATCGCCAGTATTGCGGCGACCATCTTCCTCCTGTTAAAGGTGGTGCCCCAGTTTGAGGCACTCTTTACGCAGAGCGGCAGTGACCTCCCCAGGATTACCCGGATTGTTCTGGGACTGAGCAAAAATCTGCAAACGATTGGCTTAATCCTGGCGGTGACGGTTGGTTTACTGTTGCTCCTGTTGATTTTCTATTTCAGTACGGAGCAAGGAAGGCGCCTCCGCGACCGTCTGCTTTTGAACCTGCCGGTTACCGGCGGACTCCAGATGCGGTTTATTTTGGCTGATTTTGCCCGTACCTTAAGTTTACTGTTGAAAAGCGGGGTACCGCTTCTGGAGAGTCTTTCGCTATTAAAGACAACGATCAGCAATGTGATCGTGGCCGACCTGATCGGCACGGCGGAAGAAGAGGTGCGCAAAGGGGGAAGCTTCGCCCGTTTTCTTTCCCGGCAAACGGTGCTGCCCAGTTTGGTCGGGGAGATGTTTGGCGTCGGCGAAGAGGCGGGCACCCTTGATGAGATGGCCGCCCATCTGGCACGGTTTTATGAAACCGAGGCCAAACAGAAGCTGAACGCGCTGGTTTCCTTGTTGGGGCCGGTCTTGATTATTTTACTCACCGGTTTGATCTTCCTGATTGCCATCGCGGTGCTCTTGCCAATTATCAGTCTAAACATTGGCTATTAA
- a CDS encoding glycosyltransferase family 2 protein, translating to MAGKVIYSIVVPVYNEEKVVLESYKRLKAVMDGVQEEYEIIFVNDGSKDQTGPLVSELCQKDRRVKFIEFSRNFGHQVAITAGMDYARGEAVVVIDADLQDPPEVIPEMIAKWKEGYDVVYGRRIKREGETFFKKFTAKVFYRFLRRMTDVDIPVDTGDFRLIDRKVCDALKGLGERNRYVRGLISWLGFNQVAVYYERHPRFAGETKYPLKKMLKFAFDAVTSFSNKPLKLASFTGILLSGLSFCYLLVVLYLRLFTSRTVQGWASILAVNLFFHGVILVTLGVIGEYIGRIFDEAKGRPLYIVKALHNFADDDQQN from the coding sequence ATGGCGGGTAAGGTAATTTACTCCATTGTCGTGCCGGTATATAATGAAGAAAAAGTGGTTTTGGAAAGCTACAAGCGGTTAAAAGCCGTCATGGACGGTGTGCAGGAAGAGTACGAAATTATTTTTGTCAATGACGGGAGCAAAGACCAAACCGGACCGCTGGTTAGCGAATTGTGTCAAAAGGATCGCAGAGTGAAGTTCATTGAATTCTCACGTAACTTCGGCCATCAAGTGGCGATTACCGCCGGGATGGATTACGCCCGTGGGGAGGCCGTGGTGGTGATCGACGCGGATCTGCAAGATCCGCCGGAGGTCATCCCCGAGATGATTGCCAAGTGGAAAGAGGGTTACGATGTTGTTTACGGTAGGAGAATCAAGCGGGAAGGCGAAACCTTCTTTAAGAAGTTTACCGCGAAGGTTTTCTACCGCTTTTTACGACGGATGACCGATGTGGACATCCCGGTCGATACCGGGGATTTTCGCCTAATTGACCGCAAGGTCTGCGATGCCCTGAAAGGGTTGGGCGAAAGAAACAGGTATGTCCGGGGGCTGATCAGCTGGTTGGGGTTTAACCAAGTGGCGGTGTATTACGAACGGCATCCGCGCTTTGCGGGGGAAACCAAGTATCCTTTGAAAAAAATGTTGAAGTTTGCTTTTGATGCGGTGACCTCCTTCTCCAACAAGCCTTTGAAACTGGCCTCCTTCACCGGAATCCTCCTGTCCGGGCTCAGCTTCTGTTATCTGTTGGTCGTTCTCTATCTACGGCTCTTTACGTCCCGGACGGTCCAGGGTTGGGCTTCGATCTTGGCGGTGAACCTCTTTTTCCACGGTGTTATCTTAGTGACCTTGGGCGTGATCGGTGAATATATCGGGCGGATCTTTGACGAGGCCAAAGGGCGTCCTTTATATATTGTCAAAGCATTACATAACTTTGCCGATGATGATCAACAGAACTGA
- the gspG gene encoding type II secretion system major pseudopilin GspG encodes MKRIKFQQKEGFTLFEVIAVLFLVAALYALVGPSIWKRLETGKVQTARAQMALLKNCLNDYRLDMGTYPSTAEGLAALRVRPASDRGNWNGPYIEGPIPKDPWGNEYVYRFPGTRNYDSFDLYSLGADGEEGGSGVNADISLWEEEDDPVYSGLPEG; translated from the coding sequence ATGAAGAGAATCAAGTTTCAACAAAAGGAAGGTTTCACGTTATTTGAAGTAATTGCCGTTTTATTTTTGGTGGCGGCCTTGTACGCGTTGGTCGGGCCTTCCATCTGGAAGCGGCTGGAGACCGGGAAAGTGCAGACCGCCCGGGCACAGATGGCCCTCTTGAAAAATTGTTTGAACGATTACCGGCTCGACATGGGCACCTATCCTTCAACGGCAGAGGGTTTAGCGGCGCTGCGGGTACGACCGGCTTCCGACCGGGGAAATTGGAACGGTCCTTATATTGAAGGTCCCATCCCGAAGGATCCCTGGGGGAATGAGTATGTCTACCGCTTCCCGGGAACCCGCAATTATGATAGTTTTGACTTATACTCCCTAGGGGCGGACGGCGAAGAGGGAGGTTCAGGGGTCAATGCTGATATCAGCCTCTGGGAAGAAGAGGATGACCCGGTTTATTCCGGCCTGCCCGAGGGATAA
- a CDS encoding prepilin-type N-terminal cleavage/methylation domain-containing protein has translation MRMAKRGDDGFTLLEVVLALVLIGLAVRYLMPAFSGFLVSDRYLTHRQEAYLLAAGKLEEIIYQVEKAHEGDFPAPWAHFHWIYRVERLGEGLVRHELTVNWRETVGERRISVSRLQFE, from the coding sequence ATGAGGATGGCGAAACGCGGCGACGACGGCTTTACCCTTCTTGAGGTGGTCTTGGCTCTTGTCCTTATTGGGCTGGCGGTTCGTTACCTTATGCCCGCCTTTTCCGGTTTTTTGGTTTCCGATCGTTATCTCACCCACCGGCAGGAGGCATATCTGCTGGCCGCCGGGAAACTGGAGGAGATCATTTATCAAGTGGAGAAGGCGCACGAGGGGGATTTTCCCGCGCCTTGGGCCCACTTCCACTGGATTTACCGCGTTGAGCGGCTGGGCGAAGGGTTGGTCCGGCATGAATTGACGGTCAACTGGAGGGAGACGGTTGGCGAAAGAAGAATTTCTGTTTCGCGTCTGCAGTTCGAGTAG